Proteins found in one Solitalea lacus genomic segment:
- the aspS gene encoding aspartate--tRNA ligase, translating to MHRSHTCGELTIKDLGTDVTLSGWVAKSRDLGGMTFIDLRDRYGITQLVFNMEDNEQLCTEARKLGREFVIKVSGKVIERSSKNLKIPTGEIEIKVSMLEILNAAKTVPFLIEDETDGGDDLRMKYRYLDLRRSVVRKNMELRHKMAHETRNYLSHNNFIEVETPVLIKSTPEGARDFVVPSRMNPGEFYALPQSPQTFKQLLMVSGFDRYFQIVKCFRDEDLRADRQPEFTQIDCEMSFVEQEDILNMFEGLFKHLFKSIKGIAINDVPRMTYADAMKYYGSDKPDIRFDMKFIELNDIVKGKDFKVFDDAELVVGICAKGCASYTRKQVDELTEFVKKPQIGATGLVYCRYNEDGTIKSSVDKFYSEEELQKWVSAFGAEKGDLILILAGKADKTRKALNELRLEMGNRLGLRDKNTFAPLWVLDFPLLEFDEDSGRWHAMHHPFTSPKPEDIALLETNPGAVRANAYDMVLNGTEIGGGSIRIHDKELQSLMFKHLGFTKEEAHKQFGFLMDAFEFGAPPHGGIAFGFDRLCSLFAGLDTIRDVIAFPKNNSGRDVMIDSPSTIAHEQLDELKIKTTV from the coding sequence ATGCATAGATCACACACTTGTGGAGAGTTAACTATAAAAGATTTAGGTACTGATGTTACCTTGAGCGGTTGGGTTGCCAAATCGCGTGATTTGGGAGGAATGACATTTATTGATTTGCGTGACCGATACGGTATTACTCAGCTGGTTTTCAACATGGAAGACAATGAGCAACTTTGTACCGAAGCACGTAAGCTTGGCCGCGAGTTTGTAATCAAAGTTAGCGGAAAAGTAATTGAGCGTTCTAGCAAAAACCTTAAAATCCCTACCGGAGAAATTGAAATTAAGGTTTCAATGCTGGAGATCTTAAATGCGGCTAAAACAGTTCCATTCTTAATTGAAGATGAGACTGATGGCGGTGATGATCTTCGCATGAAATACCGCTATCTCGACCTTCGCCGCAGTGTGGTGCGTAAAAACATGGAGCTTCGTCATAAAATGGCTCATGAAACGCGTAATTATTTAAGTCATAATAATTTTATCGAGGTTGAAACACCGGTATTAATTAAATCAACGCCTGAAGGAGCTCGTGATTTCGTAGTGCCAAGTAGGATGAATCCTGGTGAGTTCTACGCTTTGCCACAATCACCACAAACATTTAAGCAATTGTTAATGGTTTCAGGATTTGACCGTTATTTTCAAATTGTTAAGTGTTTCCGCGACGAAGACTTGCGTGCTGACCGTCAGCCTGAATTTACGCAGATTGACTGCGAGATGAGCTTTGTAGAGCAAGAAGACATATTAAATATGTTTGAAGGCTTGTTTAAGCATTTATTTAAGTCGATAAAAGGAATTGCAATCAACGATGTACCGCGCATGACTTATGCCGATGCCATGAAATATTATGGCTCTGACAAACCAGACATTCGTTTCGACATGAAGTTTATTGAGCTTAATGATATTGTAAAAGGTAAAGACTTCAAAGTGTTTGATGACGCAGAATTAGTTGTTGGTATATGTGCCAAAGGCTGTGCATCGTATACGCGTAAACAAGTTGATGAGTTAACCGAGTTTGTAAAAAAACCTCAAATTGGCGCAACTGGATTAGTTTATTGTAGATATAACGAGGATGGCACGATTAAATCATCCGTAGACAAATTCTATTCGGAAGAAGAACTTCAAAAATGGGTTAGTGCATTTGGAGCCGAAAAAGGAGACCTGATCTTAATTTTGGCCGGAAAAGCAGATAAAACCCGCAAAGCTTTAAACGAACTTCGCCTGGAGATGGGTAACCGTCTAGGACTTCGTGACAAAAACACCTTTGCCCCTCTTTGGGTTCTTGACTTCCCACTATTAGAATTTGACGAAGATAGCGGCAGATGGCATGCCATGCACCATCCATTTACTTCTCCAAAGCCAGAAGACATTGCCCTTCTTGAAACAAATCCGGGAGCCGTACGTGCAAATGCCTATGATATGGTATTAAACGGAACCGAAATTGGGGGAGGTTCTATCCGTATTCACGATAAGGAATTACAAAGCTTAATGTTTAAGCATTTAGGATTCACCAAAGAAGAAGCCCACAAACAGTTCGGATTCTTAATGGATGCATTTGAATTTGGGGCCCCTCCTCATGGTGGTATTGCCTTCGGATTTGATCGTTTGTGTTCATTATTTGCGGGATTAGATACTATTCGCGACGTAATTGCTTTCCCTAAGAACAATTCCGGGCGTGATGTAATGATTGATTCTCCTTCGACAATTGCCCATGAGCAACTGGATGAGTTGAAAATTAAAACAACCGTTTGA
- the mutY gene encoding A/G-specific adenine glycosylase produces MFVEEVTKWYKINKRDLPWRNTQDAYVIWLSEVILQQTRVEQGLPYFHKFHERFNTVTELAQASEDEVLKLWQGLGYYSRARNMHATAKIVIEQYNGVFPTQYEQLIKLKGVGEYTAAAISSFSANERHAVVDGNVYRLLSRHFGIETPIDSSAGKKQFKELAYELLLYAEPTVYNQAIMEFGARQCKPVAPNCGDCPLKLTCVAYKEQKISELPVKAKKIVTKSRYFNYLIFRQDDGVLLKKRLGKDIWQNMYDFPLIESSRSLSEEEILKDNFFQRIFPGKSFRIMSVSDEKKHVLSHQVIYARFWEMEAIGYRIDSFENGCWVAGEMMENYAVPKLVDNYLKKF; encoded by the coding sequence GTGTTTGTTGAAGAAGTTACAAAATGGTACAAAATTAATAAGAGAGATTTGCCTTGGCGCAACACACAAGATGCCTATGTAATATGGCTTTCTGAAGTTATTTTGCAGCAAACACGTGTGGAACAAGGGCTCCCTTATTTTCATAAATTTCATGAACGGTTCAATACAGTAACCGAATTAGCCCAGGCATCAGAAGATGAAGTACTCAAGCTATGGCAGGGGTTAGGGTACTATTCCCGTGCCCGTAACATGCACGCTACTGCAAAGATTGTAATTGAACAATACAATGGAGTATTTCCGACACAGTACGAGCAATTAATAAAGCTCAAGGGGGTTGGAGAATATACAGCAGCGGCTATCTCGTCATTTTCTGCTAATGAACGTCATGCGGTGGTTGACGGCAATGTCTATCGGCTGCTTTCAAGGCATTTCGGGATTGAAACACCCATAGATAGCAGTGCAGGAAAGAAGCAATTCAAAGAATTGGCCTATGAATTGCTATTATATGCAGAGCCTACGGTTTATAATCAGGCAATTATGGAGTTTGGAGCCCGGCAATGTAAACCTGTTGCTCCAAATTGTGGAGATTGTCCGCTAAAACTTACCTGTGTTGCATATAAAGAACAGAAGATAAGTGAATTGCCTGTTAAGGCTAAAAAGATTGTGACTAAGTCGCGTTATTTCAATTATTTGATCTTTAGACAGGACGATGGTGTACTGTTAAAGAAGCGTTTAGGAAAAGATATATGGCAAAACATGTATGATTTTCCGTTGATAGAAAGCTCAAGGTCATTATCTGAAGAAGAGATACTGAAAGACAATTTTTTTCAGAGAATTTTTCCCGGGAAATCGTTCAGAATTATGTCGGTTTCAGATGAGAAAAAACATGTTTTATCTCACCAAGTTATATATGCCCGTTTCTGGGAAATGGAAGCAATTGGTTATAGGATAGATAGTTTTGAAAATGGTTGTTGGGTTGCGGGAGAAATGATGGAGAACTATGCTGTACCAAAATTAGTTGATAATTATTTAAAAAAGTTTTAA
- a CDS encoding single-stranded DNA-binding protein, translating to MSGINKVILVGHLGKDPELRHLEGGVKVASFPLATSETYTKDGKKVEQTEWHNIVMWRGLADIAEKFLVKGKLVYIEGKLRTRSWEDKEGHKRYQTEIVADNFTMLGRKSDNEPVNGGSYSSSGTYESSQNQGKVDEHIPAAISASQDSPDDDLPF from the coding sequence ATGTCTGGAATTAACAAAGTTATCTTAGTTGGACATTTGGGCAAGGATCCCGAATTAAGACACCTGGAAGGCGGTGTAAAGGTGGCAAGTTTCCCTTTGGCAACCTCCGAAACATATACAAAAGATGGTAAAAAGGTTGAACAAACTGAATGGCACAATATTGTAATGTGGCGAGGTTTGGCCGACATTGCTGAGAAATTCCTTGTTAAAGGTAAGTTGGTTTACATTGAAGGTAAACTCCGAACCCGTTCTTGGGAAGATAAGGAAGGACACAAGCGCTACCAAACGGAGATTGTAGCCGATAACTTTACCATGTTGGGAAGAAAGAGTGATAACGAACCAGTAAATGGAGGCAGTTACAGCTCTTCGGGAACGTATGAATCTTCGCAAAATCAAGGAAAGGTTGATGAACATATTCCTGCGGCAATTTCTGCAAGCCAAGATTCGCCAGACGATGATCTTCCATTTTAA
- a CDS encoding purple acid phosphatase family protein, translating into MSKDSLSRRGFVSLLSKAGALGAVLSTPLISKADKLLKDEEQFNFLTAPYLQSPTSTSITLMWLTNKKAFSWVEYGENNTLDKKAYSSHDGLVDANCRLYKIKLEHLEPGKEYHYRIVSKEILDFHPYRVTYGKTIISEQASFKTFKEKSETVSMLIMNDLHDRPESIKHMMSINGEDPYDMVFFNGDMFDYQTDEKQIIDHMLKPCSESFATKTPFMYVRGNHETRGKFAREFVDYFDNISGKFFFSFNLGPVRFVCLDTGEDKEDTHPVYAGIVDFDHYREMQAQWLLREIEKPEFKKAPFRVVLMHIPHFYSEEEHGSTHSRKMFADLFNKGKVDMVICGHTHTYKVHERKPGTHNYPIIIGGGPIDGKRTLIKLKADTKKLSMQMLDDNGSEVGNYLVSKNA; encoded by the coding sequence ATGAGCAAAGATTCTCTATCTCGCAGAGGTTTTGTAAGCCTACTATCAAAGGCCGGTGCGCTTGGAGCCGTTTTGTCCACTCCATTAATTTCGAAGGCGGACAAGTTGTTAAAAGATGAAGAACAATTTAATTTTTTGACTGCCCCCTATTTGCAAAGCCCTACTTCTACATCAATAACATTAATGTGGCTCACCAATAAAAAGGCCTTCAGCTGGGTAGAGTATGGTGAGAATAATACCTTGGATAAAAAGGCCTATTCATCTCATGATGGATTAGTTGATGCCAATTGTCGCTTATATAAAATTAAACTCGAACATCTGGAACCAGGCAAAGAGTATCATTATAGAATTGTTTCTAAAGAGATTCTTGATTTCCATCCTTATCGTGTTACTTACGGTAAGACCATAATCAGTGAGCAGGCTAGTTTTAAAACTTTTAAAGAGAAATCTGAAACTGTTTCTATGCTTATCATGAATGATTTACATGATCGACCCGAAAGCATTAAACACATGATGAGCATAAACGGTGAAGATCCGTATGATATGGTTTTCTTCAATGGTGATATGTTTGACTATCAAACTGATGAAAAACAAATAATCGATCATATGCTTAAGCCCTGTTCGGAATCTTTTGCCACGAAAACTCCGTTCATGTATGTTCGTGGCAACCATGAGACCCGGGGCAAATTCGCTCGTGAGTTTGTAGATTACTTTGATAATATTTCCGGAAAGTTCTTTTTCTCATTTAACCTTGGCCCGGTTAGATTCGTTTGTCTGGATACAGGCGAAGACAAAGAAGACACGCATCCAGTTTATGCTGGCATAGTGGATTTTGACCACTACCGAGAAATGCAAGCGCAATGGCTTCTCCGTGAAATTGAAAAGCCTGAGTTTAAAAAAGCTCCATTCAGAGTAGTTTTAATGCATATACCACACTTCTACTCGGAAGAAGAGCACGGCAGTACGCATTCACGCAAAATGTTCGCAGACTTATTTAACAAAGGGAAAGTAGATATGGTAATTTGTGGACACACCCATACTTATAAAGTTCACGAACGTAAACCAGGCACGCATAATTATCCGATTATTATTGGCGGAGGCCCGATAGACGGAAAACGCACACTTATTAAACTAAAAGCTGATACAAAAAAACTAAGCATGCAAATGCTTGATGATAATGGTTCTGAGGTAGGCAACTATTTGGTAAGCAAAAATGCTTAA
- the radA gene encoding DNA repair protein RadA, with translation MSKIKTSYFCQSCGYQSPKWLGKCPSCLSWNTFVEEVIEKTNSNIPDWKAPSTSTSFQRAAKPQEITSIAYNEQQRILTHDGELDRVLGGGIVQGSLVLIGGEPGIGKSTLMLQLALTLKNQRVLYVSGEESDQQIKMRAERIDNARGSGNCYILTETSTQNIFKQIEELEPNIVIIDSIQTLYSAHIDSTPGSVSQVRECTAEMLRFAKETSTPVFLIGHITKDGMIAGPKILEHMVDTVLQFEGDRHYSYRILRAVKNRFGSAAELGIYEMQGSGLREVSNPSEILLSQRDEPLSGVTVSATVEGARTMLVETQALVSHSAYGTPQRSATGFDIRRMNMLIAVLEKRGGFKLGMKDVFVNITGGIRIEDPAIDLGLVAAIISSNEDIPVSYKTCFAAEVGLSGEIRAVNRIEQRIAEAEKLGFEQIFISKYNQKSLDLKRFNIEIVSVGKIEEVFNYLFG, from the coding sequence TTGTCAAAAATTAAAACCTCCTATTTCTGTCAAAGCTGCGGCTACCAGTCACCTAAATGGCTAGGCAAATGTCCTTCATGCTTATCATGGAATACCTTTGTTGAAGAGGTGATAGAAAAAACTAATAGTAATATTCCTGACTGGAAAGCCCCATCAACTTCAACAAGTTTTCAACGGGCTGCCAAACCACAAGAAATCACCTCTATTGCATATAATGAACAACAGCGCATTCTCACCCATGATGGTGAACTCGACCGTGTTTTGGGAGGAGGGATTGTCCAAGGATCATTAGTGCTGATTGGAGGAGAGCCTGGTATTGGGAAATCAACTTTAATGCTACAATTGGCGTTAACATTGAAGAATCAACGAGTACTTTATGTTTCTGGCGAAGAAAGTGATCAGCAGATAAAGATGCGAGCGGAGCGCATCGATAATGCCAGAGGAAGCGGAAACTGCTACATTCTTACAGAAACCTCTACCCAAAATATTTTCAAGCAGATAGAAGAGCTGGAGCCCAATATTGTCATTATCGATTCGATACAAACATTATATTCTGCTCATATTGACTCAACTCCGGGAAGCGTATCACAAGTTCGGGAATGCACAGCCGAGATGCTCCGCTTTGCGAAAGAAACTTCAACTCCGGTATTCCTGATAGGCCATATAACCAAAGACGGAATGATAGCCGGCCCAAAAATACTGGAGCATATGGTTGATACTGTTTTACAGTTTGAAGGCGACAGGCATTATTCGTACCGCATTTTGCGTGCAGTAAAAAACCGTTTCGGCTCTGCCGCTGAATTGGGCATTTACGAGATGCAGGGAAGCGGCCTAAGAGAAGTGAGTAATCCATCGGAAATCTTATTATCGCAGCGTGATGAGCCTCTTAGTGGCGTTACCGTGTCAGCAACTGTTGAAGGTGCTCGTACCATGTTAGTTGAAACGCAGGCATTGGTTAGCCACTCTGCCTATGGCACTCCACAACGTTCTGCCACAGGTTTTGATATCCGGAGGATGAACATGCTGATTGCAGTTCTGGAAAAAAGAGGCGGCTTCAAGCTTGGAATGAAGGATGTTTTTGTAAATATTACTGGTGGAATCAGGATTGAGGATCCGGCAATCGATTTGGGACTTGTTGCAGCAATTATCTCCTCAAACGAGGACATTCCCGTTTCTTATAAAACTTGCTTTGCTGCCGAGGTTGGCTTATCCGGCGAAATCAGAGCCGTTAACCGTATTGAACAACGCATTGCTGAAGCAGAGAAACTAGGATTTGAACAAATATTTATTTCAAAGTACAACCAAAAATCATTGGATTTAAAACGATTTAACATCGAAATTGTTAGTGTTGGTAAAATTGAAGAAGTGTTTAATTATTTATTTGGTTAA
- a CDS encoding HU family DNA-binding protein, translated as MQPQINEDVRTLKRKKMTKAEVIAEIAQKTGIEKVDVAECVEAFFKVIKNSMIEGENVYVRGFGSFVIKKRAEKTARNISKNTAIIIPEHFIPSFKPAKVFVEKVKNSSAKAKMAAAAAERVVEA; from the coding sequence TTGCAACCCCAAATTAATGAAGACGTTAGGACTTTAAAAAGAAAAAAGATGACTAAAGCTGAGGTAATTGCAGAAATTGCACAAAAAACTGGAATTGAGAAAGTTGATGTAGCAGAGTGTGTTGAAGCATTTTTCAAAGTAATCAAAAACTCAATGATTGAAGGCGAGAATGTTTATGTGAGAGGATTTGGAAGCTTTGTTATCAAAAAAAGAGCTGAAAAAACTGCCAGAAATATTTCTAAAAACACTGCAATCATTATTCCTGAGCACTTTATCCCAAGCTTTAAACCGGCAAAAGTGTTTGTAGAGAAAGTAAAAAACAGCAGTGCGAAAGCTAAAATGGCTGCAGCTGCTGCAGAAAGAGTAGTAGAAGCGTAA
- a CDS encoding tetratricopeptide repeat protein codes for MLSRKQIIVILSVVILVGVLYSLDIKGLVNPKEGKKAEEAQAESTVSTESIAKSAKKQLNPGTAKRIEDLEAQLAKDPQNAELKKALAQEWEKASLSYSYVSGLYYYEIAQTQPELKNWLTAGDKLQAGISALNDSLAVKFVVEKAINSYQKALEMDPENLDAKTGLGICFVEATQNPMQGITLLREVVEKDPENVKANLNLGLFSMRSGQYDKAEKRFITVLKKAPSGDAYFYLGETYRNLGQKAKAIEAYQKSKEFIVDPQFTAQIDMIIKELK; via the coding sequence TTGTTGTCGAGAAAACAAATAATAGTCATTCTGTCGGTAGTTATACTGGTTGGAGTTCTGTATTCACTCGACATCAAAGGGCTGGTAAACCCCAAAGAGGGCAAGAAAGCGGAGGAGGCTCAGGCCGAATCAACAGTTTCAACAGAATCGATTGCTAAATCGGCAAAAAAACAGTTAAACCCTGGAACAGCCAAACGAATTGAAGATCTGGAAGCTCAATTAGCCAAAGACCCTCAAAATGCCGAATTGAAAAAAGCACTCGCTCAAGAATGGGAAAAAGCAAGTTTAAGCTACAGCTATGTAAGTGGCTTGTACTACTATGAAATTGCCCAAACACAACCAGAGTTAAAAAATTGGTTAACAGCGGGAGATAAATTACAGGCAGGAATTTCCGCATTAAATGATAGCTTGGCAGTGAAGTTTGTTGTTGAAAAAGCAATAAATTCTTACCAAAAAGCGCTGGAAATGGATCCTGAAAATTTAGATGCTAAAACCGGTTTAGGGATCTGTTTTGTTGAAGCTACTCAAAACCCAATGCAGGGTATTACTTTGCTTCGCGAGGTAGTTGAAAAAGACCCTGAAAACGTAAAAGCAAACCTAAATTTAGGATTGTTTTCTATGCGATCAGGCCAGTATGATAAAGCTGAAAAACGCTTTATCACCGTTCTGAAAAAAGCCCCAAGTGGCGATGCTTATTTTTACCTGGGTGAAACGTATCGAAACCTGGGCCAAAAGGCTAAAGCAATTGAGGCTTATCAGAAATCAAAGGAATTCATAGTTGATCCGCAGTTTACTGCGCAAATTGACATGATTATAAAAGAGCTTAAATAA
- a CDS encoding OmpA family protein — MATNIIDTLKGFVSPDLVSQASSMFDESPSSVSSAMGTAFPSILAGLLNKSSDSSAMSGIFDLIKGAGGGANSVLSHPNDLLTGLGSGESGGVIEQGKKLLSSLFGDKTAELSTMLGSVSGLKSSSAGSILSLAATIVMSFLGKKVVNEGLGLSGLLSFLGSQKDNIINAAPAGLSSLLGLGSLANLGSNLGSIKDTVTGAARHAEHAAPSPSGSSWLRNLLLAAVALLAVFFLWRSCNKKPDMTAVTPTVDSMVDKATEMVDTAAQMASDAATKAAEKLGAFFKRKLPNGIELNIPEFGIENKLIAFIEDANKPVDKTTWFSFDRLTFETGSAVLKPESQEQLQNIAEILKAYPNVEVKIGGYTDNVGDAKANLKLSTDRANNVKAELEKLGIDGKRISAEGYGHEHPVASNDTEEGKAQNRRIDIRVTKK, encoded by the coding sequence ATGGCAACAAATATTATTGACACCCTCAAAGGGTTTGTCTCCCCCGATTTGGTTTCTCAGGCATCCTCAATGTTTGATGAATCACCTAGTAGTGTAAGCTCAGCAATGGGAACTGCATTCCCAAGTATTTTGGCAGGGTTATTAAATAAATCATCGGATTCATCTGCAATGAGTGGCATCTTTGATTTGATCAAAGGTGCAGGAGGAGGTGCAAATAGTGTCCTGTCTCATCCTAATGATTTATTGACAGGGTTGGGTAGTGGGGAATCAGGGGGTGTGATTGAACAAGGGAAAAAGCTTCTTTCATCGCTTTTTGGGGATAAAACAGCTGAATTGTCCACTATGTTGGGGAGTGTTTCTGGGCTTAAAAGTTCAAGCGCCGGTTCTATTCTGAGCCTGGCAGCTACGATAGTGATGAGTTTCTTAGGGAAAAAAGTTGTTAATGAAGGTCTTGGGTTGAGTGGTCTTCTTAGCTTTTTAGGTAGTCAGAAAGATAATATCATTAATGCTGCTCCAGCCGGTTTAAGTAGTTTACTCGGCTTGGGTAGTTTGGCCAATTTGGGATCCAATTTAGGAAGTATAAAGGATACAGTTACGGGGGCGGCCCGACATGCGGAGCATGCAGCACCTTCTCCGAGCGGATCATCATGGCTGCGTAATTTATTACTTGCTGCTGTTGCGCTGTTAGCAGTATTTTTCTTGTGGAGAAGTTGTAATAAAAAACCTGATATGACTGCTGTAACCCCAACTGTTGACTCAATGGTTGATAAGGCTACGGAAATGGTAGACACAGCAGCACAGATGGCTTCTGATGCAGCAACAAAAGCAGCAGAAAAATTGGGAGCTTTCTTCAAAAGAAAATTACCCAATGGTATTGAGTTAAATATTCCTGAGTTTGGTATCGAAAATAAACTGATTGCCTTTATTGAAGATGCAAACAAACCGGTTGATAAGACTACATGGTTTTCGTTTGACCGGTTAACTTTTGAAACCGGTTCGGCTGTTTTAAAGCCAGAATCACAAGAACAATTGCAGAACATTGCCGAGATTTTGAAAGCCTATCCTAATGTAGAAGTGAAAATTGGAGGCTATACAGACAATGTTGGTGATGCTAAAGCCAATCTTAAACTTTCGACAGATAGAGCTAACAATGTTAAGGCCGAGTTGGAAAAATTAGGTATTGACGGAAAACGTATTTCAGCAGAAGGCTATGGACATGAACACCCGGTAGCTAGTAATGATACAGAAGAGGGTAAGGCTCAAAACCGCCGGATTGATATTAGGGTGACAAAAAAATAA
- a CDS encoding Rne/Rng family ribonuclease, whose product MVKELLINSTPTGVTIALLKDKQLVELHQEQRNKNYAVGDIYLGRIKKIMPGLNAAFVDVGYEKDAFLHYLDLGPQVRSLLKVTKEVRNGSHNYHDLQSFKGEEDINKSGKISEVLSKNQLIPVQIAKEPISTKGPRLSSDISLAGRFVVLVPFSDTISISKKIKTSAERMRLKKLIESIKPKNFGVIIRTVSENKGVAELHADLTELVNKWEEFARRLKTAEPTRKVLGEIDRTSSILRDILSPDFQNIIVDDQGIYEEIRSYIHNIAPEQEKIVKLHKGREALFEQYGIEKQIKSSFGRTVNFHGGAYLIIESTEAMHVIDVNSGNRNASEDTQEENALLVNTEAAKEIARQLRLRDLGGIIVIDFIDMHKPTNRKALYDALRKEMSEDRAKHTILPPSKFGLVQITRQRVRPEMNIVTVEKCPTCNGTGEVKATITLIDDIQNNLQYILEEQNEDNITLCVHPYIAAYLTKGFPSIRMKWLFNYRKWVKVKAVTSYTLTEYHFFNPSEEEISF is encoded by the coding sequence TTGGTAAAGGAACTTCTAATCAATTCAACTCCAACCGGAGTTACCATCGCCTTATTAAAAGATAAACAACTTGTAGAGCTACATCAGGAACAGCGTAATAAGAATTATGCTGTTGGCGATATTTATCTTGGCCGTATTAAAAAAATAATGCCGGGCTTAAACGCCGCATTTGTTGATGTAGGTTATGAGAAGGATGCCTTTTTGCACTACCTCGACCTCGGTCCGCAGGTACGTTCGCTATTAAAGGTAACCAAAGAAGTACGAAACGGAAGTCACAATTACCACGATCTTCAAAGCTTTAAAGGTGAAGAGGATATTAATAAAAGCGGTAAGATTTCTGAAGTTCTTAGCAAGAACCAACTAATACCTGTTCAAATTGCTAAAGAACCTATTTCAACCAAAGGCCCACGCTTAAGTTCAGATATTTCTTTAGCCGGTCGTTTTGTGGTGCTTGTACCTTTTTCTGACACCATTTCCATCTCAAAAAAAATCAAAACTTCAGCAGAGCGCATGCGTCTGAAGAAACTGATTGAAAGCATTAAACCAAAAAACTTTGGCGTAATCATCAGAACGGTTTCTGAAAACAAAGGTGTAGCTGAGCTGCATGCAGATTTAACTGAGTTGGTAAATAAATGGGAGGAGTTTGCACGCAGATTAAAGACGGCCGAGCCTACACGAAAGGTTCTGGGTGAAATCGACCGTACATCAAGCATTCTACGAGATATATTAAGCCCTGATTTTCAAAACATTATTGTTGATGATCAAGGAATTTACGAGGAAATACGTTCGTACATTCATAACATTGCCCCTGAGCAGGAGAAAATCGTTAAACTTCACAAAGGTCGTGAAGCTCTTTTTGAGCAATATGGCATTGAGAAGCAAATAAAATCATCATTCGGCCGCACTGTAAATTTCCATGGTGGAGCTTACCTGATCATCGAAAGCACTGAGGCTATGCATGTTATCGATGTAAACAGCGGTAACCGCAATGCCAGCGAAGACACTCAGGAAGAAAATGCACTGCTGGTAAACACTGAGGCTGCAAAAGAAATTGCCCGTCAATTGCGCTTACGCGATTTAGGCGGTATTATCGTGATTGATTTTATTGATATGCACAAACCGACTAACCGTAAAGCTTTATACGATGCTTTGCGTAAAGAAATGTCGGAAGACCGTGCAAAACACACAATTTTACCACCAAGTAAATTTGGCTTAGTACAAATTACCCGCCAACGTGTTCGTCCTGAAATGAATATTGTTACTGTTGAAAAGTGCCCAACTTGTAACGGTACCGGCGAGGTGAAAGCCACCATTACTTTGATTGATGACATTCAAAATAACTTGCAATATATTCTGGAAGAACAAAATGAAGACAATATTACACTATGCGTTCATCCGTACATTGCGGCTTACTTAACCAAAGGCTTTCCTTCAATCCGAATGAAGTGGTTGTTCAATTACCGTAAATGGGTAAAAGTTAAAGCTGTTACTTCATATACGTTAACTGAATATCATTTCTTTAATCCTAGCGAAGAAGAAATCTCTTTCTAG
- a CDS encoding PLDc N-terminal domain-containing protein has protein sequence MNTLLAFLNLGTGEIVLLLFGLIVILPSLILWVVCLVDIVRSNMSGTNTLLSILLIVLFPLIGSIIYLIIRNKLKEPVQA, from the coding sequence ATGAATACCTTATTAGCTTTTCTTAATCTTGGCACAGGTGAAATAGTATTACTGCTTTTTGGCCTAATTGTAATTTTGCCATCTCTGATATTGTGGGTGGTATGTTTAGTAGATATTGTGCGTTCTAATATGTCAGGTACTAATACCTTATTGTCGATACTTTTGATTGTGTTATTCCCACTGATTGGAAGTATTATTTACTTAATCATAAGGAATAAATTAAAAGAGCCTGTTCAAGCTTAA
- a CDS encoding RNA polymerase sigma factor → MSLQRKKIQLEALTLDKHFDLVEKCRTGSSKAQYELYRLYSRSMFNVAVRILNDTGDAEDVLQESFIDAFDKLDGFRNESTFGGWLKRIVINNSINYLRARRVKFEDIDSHPEVDVEDEVFDEEEIVLRVNEVRAAIQQLADGYRTVLTLYLLEGYDHEEIAEILRISESTSRTQYIRAKKRLLELLKAK, encoded by the coding sequence ATGTCATTACAACGAAAAAAGATCCAATTGGAAGCACTAACACTTGATAAGCATTTCGACCTGGTAGAAAAATGCCGGACGGGTAGCAGTAAAGCTCAGTATGAGCTTTATCGATTGTATTCGCGTAGCATGTTTAACGTTGCAGTGCGCATATTAAATGATACAGGAGATGCAGAAGATGTGTTGCAGGAATCGTTTATAGATGCTTTTGACAAGTTGGATGGTTTTAGAAATGAATCAACATTTGGCGGTTGGCTGAAAAGAATTGTGATCAACAACTCTATTAATTATCTAAGAGCCAGACGGGTAAAGTTTGAAGATATTGACAGTCACCCTGAGGTAGATGTTGAAGATGAGGTGTTTGATGAAGAAGAAATAGTATTGAGGGTGAATGAAGTTAGAGCTGCAATTCAACAATTAGCTGATGGTTATCGAACGGTGTTGACGTTGTATTTACTTGAAGGATATGATCATGAGGAAATTGCAGAGATATTAAGAATTAGTGAGTCAACTTCAAGAACTCAGTATATAAGAGCTAAGAAGCGACTGTTAGAGTTGTTAAAGGCGAAATAA